From Triticum urartu cultivar G1812 chromosome 2, Tu2.1, whole genome shotgun sequence, a single genomic window includes:
- the LOC125540225 gene encoding reticulon-like protein B11: protein MAAAHHRPLHALLGGGAVADLLLWRRRNASAAAVAGATLVWFLFERAGYSLASVLSNALLLLVVILFFWAKSASLLNRPLPPLPNLEVSDGVVEKVVGRALVWINKVLAVAHDIAIKRDRTVFIQVIMALWVVSCIGMLFNFFTLIYIGVLLALLVPPVYERHQDVIDEKVGLAHSILSRQLSTVASKTGQPPKQKKAE from the exons ATGGCCGCCGCCCACCACCGGCCCCTCCACGCCCTCCTCGGCGGCGGCGCAG TCGCCGACCTGCTCCTCTGGAGGCGGAGGAACGCCTCCGCGGCGGCCGTCGCGGGCGCCACGCTCGTCTGGTTCCTCTTCGAGCGCGCCGGGTACAGCCTCGCGTCGGTCCTCTCCaacgccctcctcctcctcgtcgtcatcctctTCTTCTGGGCCAAGTCCGCCTCGCTGCTCAACAG ACCTCTTCCACCACTGCCTAATCTAGAGGTCTCAGATGGGGTCGTTGAGAAAGTTGTAGGTCGGGCTCTTGTATGGATAAACAAGGTGTTGGCTGTTGCCCATGACATTGCCATCAAGAGAGACCGGACAGTTTTTATACAG GTTATAATGGCTCTATGGGTGGTTTCATGTATTGGGATGCTCTTCAACTTCTTTACGCTCATTTACATTG GTGTACTACTCGCTCTGTTGGTTCCCCCGGTATATGAGAGGCACCAGGATGTTATTGATGAAAAGGTTGGTTTAGCACACAGCATACTGTCAAGGCAGTTGAGTACCGTCGCTAGCAAGACAGGGCAACCACCTAAACAAAAGAAGGCTGAGTAG